Proteins encoded within one genomic window of Candidatus Zixiibacteriota bacterium:
- the sixA gene encoding phosphohistidine phosphatase SixA translates to MRLFLARHGQSSPGDIDPQKGLTKNGEKEIIKLAESIKHLDISVDEIWHSGKTRAAQTADILAMAVKPKKGVRIQEGLKPDDSVESIAGEITAYGTDLMLVGHLPFMLKLASLLLANDSNRCSVNFYAGSLACFEYDKGNWSLSWLINPGLVKEEESRTFQSYH, encoded by the coding sequence GTGAGATTATTTTTAGCTCGGCATGGCCAATCAAGCCCCGGGGATATCGATCCTCAAAAAGGCCTTACTAAAAACGGTGAAAAGGAAATAATAAAATTGGCAGAATCAATAAAACATCTCGATATAAGCGTTGATGAAATCTGGCATAGCGGCAAAACCCGAGCGGCGCAGACTGCCGATATTTTAGCCATGGCAGTAAAACCGAAAAAGGGAGTTAGAATTCAGGAAGGGCTTAAGCCAGACGACTCGGTTGAATCAATCGCCGGTGAAATTACTGCTTATGGGACTGATCTTATGCTGGTTGGTCATCTGCCGTTTATGTTAAAACTGGCATCGCTGTTATTGGCTAATGATTCGAATAGATGTTCGGTTAATTTTTATGCCGGCAGTCTTGCCTGTTTTGAATATGATAAAGGCAATTGGAGTTTAAGCTGGCTTATTAATCCGGGATTGGTTAAAGAGGAAGAATCGAGAACATTTCAATCTTATCATTAA
- a CDS encoding glutamate--tRNA ligase has translation MSDIRVRIAPSPSGFLHIGTARAALFNWLFARHNNGKFLVRIEDTDKERSSPEMIQVIFDSLRWLGLESDEEPVFQSQKLDTYNKYIEKILQNGNAYRCWCSQEELSRKREQAKAEKKSAHYDRTCHNLSEEQKKKNLESGKPFTVRLYVPEGETVFDDLIVGEVKRSHSEIDDFIIARSDGRAVYNMAVVVDDYEMGITHVIRGNDHITNTFKQILLYKSLGLPVPKFAHLPLILGKNRSKMSKRDGAIGITDYAKMGFLKETILNFIALLGWSPGDDKEILNIDEMIELFSLDRINPANAIFDIDKLKWMNGDYIRRTDDYVLVDLLRPFLVESGLVTQLYINTRWDYMLSVIRLLKERCRLLTDFTDMGFYFFIDNFEYEEKGIKKHFSKPETSEILNKWLEVLKEIFPFDVENTENALRDLAEKLEVKVAVLIHPTRLALTGLTKGPSLFDLMEVLGKETCIKRIEKALDYIENMAK, from the coding sequence ATGTCTGATATTCGAGTTCGCATAGCACCGTCGCCATCAGGATTTCTACATATAGGCACAGCCCGAGCGGCGTTATTTAACTGGCTGTTTGCTCGTCATAATAACGGAAAATTCCTGGTCAGGATTGAGGATACCGATAAAGAGAGATCCTCGCCTGAAATGATTCAGGTTATTTTCGATAGCTTGAGATGGCTGGGTTTGGAATCGGATGAAGAACCTGTTTTTCAATCACAAAAGCTGGATACATACAATAAATATATTGAAAAAATTCTGCAAAACGGCAATGCTTACCGCTGCTGGTGCAGTCAGGAGGAATTGAGCCGGAAGCGTGAACAGGCTAAAGCCGAGAAGAAGTCTGCTCATTATGACCGAACATGCCATAATCTTTCCGAGGAACAAAAGAAAAAAAATCTCGAATCGGGCAAGCCGTTTACGGTTAGGCTTTATGTTCCGGAAGGCGAAACCGTATTTGATGACCTGATAGTGGGTGAGGTAAAACGCAGCCATAGCGAGATAGATGATTTCATTATCGCCCGCTCGGATGGCCGAGCTGTTTATAATATGGCAGTAGTAGTGGATGATTATGAAATGGGCATAACCCATGTTATCAGGGGAAATGATCATATAACCAACACTTTTAAGCAGATTTTGCTTTACAAAAGCCTTGGCTTGCCTGTACCGAAGTTTGCTCATTTGCCGTTAATACTTGGCAAAAACAGGTCGAAGATGTCAAAACGGGATGGGGCAATCGGGATTACCGATTATGCAAAAATGGGGTTTCTTAAAGAAACGATATTGAATTTCATCGCGCTTTTGGGATGGTCTCCGGGCGATGATAAGGAGATATTAAATATCGATGAGATGATAGAATTATTCAGCCTCGACAGGATAAATCCAGCCAATGCGATTTTCGATATTGATAAACTCAAGTGGATGAACGGCGATTATATACGCAGGACAGATGACTATGTATTAGTTGATTTATTAAGGCCTTTCTTAGTTGAATCCGGTTTAGTTACACAGCTTTATATTAACACTCGTTGGGATTATATGTTAAGTGTTATCAGATTATTAAAAGAGCGCTGTCGTTTACTAACCGATTTTACCGATATGGGCTTTTATTTTTTTATAGATAATTTTGAATATGAGGAAAAGGGTATTAAAAAGCACTTTTCAAAACCCGAAACCTCAGAAATCCTTAATAAGTGGCTTGAAGTATTAAAAGAAATATTTCCGTTTGATGTTGAGAATACTGAAAATGCTTTAAGAGATTTGGCAGAAAAACTTGAAGTGAAGGTAGCTGTGTTAATCCACCCTACGCGGTTGGCATTAACCGGGTTAACAAAAGGTCCTTCATTATTTGATTTGATGGAGGTTCTGGGTAAGGAAACATGTATAAAGCGTATCGAAAAAGCATTAGATTACATTGAAAATATGGCTAAGTAG